A stretch of Aureispira sp. CCB-E DNA encodes these proteins:
- a CDS encoding aconitate hydratase — translation MAFDIDMIKKHYASLPSKIQAARETLKKPLTLAEKILYAHLNDDSKIQDYKRGEDYVFFSPDRVAMQDATAQMALLQFMMAGKDKVAVPSTVHCDHLIQAKVGAEDDLETANDKNAEVYDFLSSVSDKYGVGFWKPGAGIIHQIVLENYAFPGGMMIGTDSHTVNAGGLGMVAIGIGGADAVDVMAGLPWELKMPKLIGVKLTGKLSGWTSPKDVILKVAGIVGAKGGTGYIVEYFGEGAVNMSCTGKGTICNMGAEIGATTSTFGYDDSMKRYLEATERADVAALAEGVKEHLTGDAEVYNNPHQYFDQVIEIDLDTLEPHLNGPFTPDRAWPISEFAKAVEDNDFPSKLSVGLIGSCTNSSYEDLTRAASIARQAAEKNLKAKAEFTVTPGSELVRFTAERDGLLDDFEKIGAMVLANACGPCIGMWARVGAEKKEKNAIIHSFNRNFAKRADGNPNTQAFVASPELVTAMTIAGDMKFNPLTDTLVNENGEEVKLDPPKGDELPTKGFDVEDAGYVAPAEDGSNIEVVVNPDSERLQLLTPFKPMNQEELTGMRLLIKAKGKCTTDHISMAGPWLTYRGHLENISQNCYIGAVNYFNEETNNVANYADGNEPTFMPVPDSAIKYQKAGIGTVVFGEDNLGEGSSREHAAMEPRFLGVKAVIVKSFARIHQTNLKKQGMLALTFVDPNDYDLVRQDDKVDILGFDDFAEGKNMTVVLHHADGTEDSFEVEHTYNAAQIEWVKAGSALNKIRKDQGL, via the coding sequence ATGGCATTTGACATTGATATGATTAAGAAGCATTATGCTTCTTTGCCTTCAAAAATTCAGGCTGCACGCGAAACTCTTAAAAAACCACTGACTCTAGCTGAGAAAATCTTGTATGCTCATTTAAACGATGATTCTAAGATCCAAGATTATAAACGTGGCGAAGATTATGTATTCTTTTCTCCCGACCGTGTAGCGATGCAAGATGCTACTGCACAAATGGCTTTGTTGCAATTTATGATGGCAGGTAAAGACAAAGTTGCTGTACCTTCTACTGTTCACTGTGACCACTTGATTCAAGCAAAAGTTGGTGCTGAAGATGATTTGGAAACAGCTAATGATAAAAATGCAGAGGTTTATGATTTTTTAAGCTCTGTTTCTGATAAATACGGTGTAGGCTTCTGGAAACCAGGCGCAGGTATTATTCACCAGATTGTATTAGAAAACTATGCTTTTCCTGGAGGTATGATGATTGGTACAGATTCTCATACTGTAAATGCAGGAGGTTTGGGTATGGTTGCGATTGGTATTGGTGGTGCTGATGCTGTCGATGTAATGGCTGGACTTCCTTGGGAGCTTAAAATGCCTAAATTAATTGGTGTAAAGTTAACTGGTAAATTAAGCGGTTGGACATCTCCTAAAGATGTTATCTTGAAAGTAGCGGGTATCGTAGGCGCCAAAGGAGGAACTGGATATATTGTAGAGTATTTTGGAGAAGGAGCTGTAAACATGTCTTGTACTGGTAAAGGTACAATTTGTAACATGGGAGCAGAAATCGGAGCGACTACGTCTACTTTTGGATACGACGATTCTATGAAGCGTTACTTAGAAGCTACAGAACGTGCAGATGTTGCTGCTTTGGCAGAAGGTGTTAAAGAACATTTGACAGGTGATGCTGAAGTCTATAATAATCCTCATCAGTATTTTGACCAAGTAATTGAGATTGATTTGGATACACTAGAGCCTCACTTGAATGGCCCATTTACACCAGACCGTGCTTGGCCGATTTCTGAGTTTGCTAAAGCAGTAGAAGACAACGATTTCCCTTCTAAATTATCAGTTGGTTTAATTGGTTCTTGTACCAACTCTTCTTATGAAGATTTAACTCGTGCAGCGTCTATTGCTAGACAAGCAGCAGAAAAGAATTTAAAAGCAAAAGCAGAATTTACAGTAACACCAGGTTCTGAATTGGTTCGTTTTACAGCAGAGCGCGATGGTTTGTTGGACGATTTTGAGAAAATTGGAGCAATGGTTTTGGCGAATGCTTGTGGTCCTTGTATTGGTATGTGGGCACGTGTTGGCGCTGAAAAGAAAGAAAAAAATGCAATCATTCACTCGTTTAACCGTAACTTCGCTAAACGTGCAGATGGTAACCCAAATACACAAGCTTTTGTAGCGTCTCCAGAATTGGTGACTGCAATGACAATTGCTGGTGACATGAAGTTTAATCCTTTGACCGATACTTTGGTGAATGAAAATGGCGAAGAGGTAAAATTAGATCCTCCAAAAGGAGATGAGTTGCCTACGAAAGGGTTTGATGTAGAAGATGCTGGATATGTAGCACCTGCTGAAGATGGTTCTAATATTGAAGTAGTTGTTAATCCAGATTCTGAGCGCTTGCAATTGTTGACACCATTCAAGCCAATGAATCAAGAGGAATTGACAGGAATGCGTTTGTTGATCAAGGCAAAAGGAAAATGTACAACAGATCATATCTCTATGGCAGGACCTTGGTTAACTTACCGTGGGCATTTGGAGAATATCTCTCAAAACTGTTACATTGGTGCTGTTAACTACTTTAATGAAGAAACAAATAATGTAGCTAACTATGCAGATGGCAATGAGCCTACATTCATGCCTGTTCCTGATTCTGCTATCAAATACCAAAAAGCAGGTATTGGTACAGTTGTGTTTGGAGAAGATAACTTGGGAGAGGGATCGTCTCGTGAACATGCTGCCATGGAGCCTCGTTTCTTGGGTGTAAAAGCAGTTATTGTAAAATCTTTTGCTCGTATCCACCAAACTAACTTGAAAAAACAAGGTATGTTGGCATTGACATTTGTTGATCCTAACGACTATGATTTGGTTCGTCAAGACGATAAAGTAGACATCTTAGGATTTGATGACTTTGCAGAAGGAAAGAATATGACAGTTGTACTGCATCATGCAGATGGAACAGAGGATTCTTTTGAAGTAGAACACACATACAATGCTGCTCAAATTGAGTGGGTTAAGGCTGGTTCAGCTTTGAATAAAATTCGTAAAGATCAAGGTTTATAG
- a CDS encoding L-threonylcarbamoyladenylate synthase, with protein sequence MNFTKEVAPLVEALNEGKLILYPTETIWGIGCDATNAEAVKKIDALKKRKEGKNYILLVDNESRLSEYVAYIPPKASNLIAYHTRPLTIVYDKPKNLPDSLLAEDGSIAIRVTLDPFCKELVNAFGKPIVSTSANISGKPYPKTFLDIDNAIKRGVASIAQYKQYEESENAPSVVVKVVDGEDLIFLRK encoded by the coding sequence ATGAATTTTACAAAGGAAGTTGCTCCACTTGTGGAAGCATTAAATGAAGGAAAGCTTATCTTGTATCCGACTGAAACCATCTGGGGAATTGGCTGTGATGCAACCAACGCAGAAGCTGTTAAGAAAATTGATGCACTCAAAAAACGAAAGGAAGGAAAAAACTACATTTTATTGGTGGATAATGAGAGTCGTTTGTCAGAATATGTTGCCTATATTCCTCCCAAAGCGAGCAATTTGATTGCTTATCACACCAGACCACTAACAATTGTATACGATAAACCGAAGAACTTGCCAGATTCTTTGTTAGCAGAAGATGGTAGCATTGCTATACGAGTAACTTTAGATCCATTTTGCAAAGAATTAGTGAACGCTTTTGGGAAACCTATTGTTTCCACATCGGCTAATATTAGTGGCAAACCATATCCCAAAACGTTTTTAGATATTGATAATGCTATTAAACGAGGAGTGGCTAGTATTGCACAATACAAACAATACGAAGAAAGTGAAAATGCCCCTTCTGTCGTTGTAAAAGTTGTAGATGGGGAAGATTTGATTTTTTTGAGAAAGTAA
- a CDS encoding 5-formyltetrahydrofolate cyclo-ligase: protein MTIMQEKKALRAEILLKRNNIPIEKKSVYDARIVRDLMALIQARNCTNVHAYLPMGAEINIYPLIEKLLGQKTNVYCPKTLKNRKLEHLKLEALDKLEEGLWGTKHPNQKSIYEGSFDLILVPGLAFDAHGNRLGYGGGYYDNFLSQHPHAYKVALAYPFQIVEAVPTEAHDFKVDTVVYHDL, encoded by the coding sequence ATGACTATTATGCAAGAAAAAAAAGCACTTCGAGCTGAAATTTTATTAAAAAGAAATAACATTCCTATAGAAAAAAAATCAGTTTATGATGCTCGGATCGTTCGTGATTTAATGGCTTTAATTCAAGCTAGAAATTGTACCAATGTTCATGCTTACTTGCCAATGGGGGCGGAAATAAATATTTATCCATTGATAGAGAAGTTACTAGGTCAAAAGACCAATGTGTATTGTCCTAAAACTTTGAAGAATCGAAAGTTGGAACACTTGAAACTGGAGGCTTTGGATAAATTAGAAGAAGGATTGTGGGGGACGAAACATCCTAATCAAAAATCTATCTATGAAGGAAGTTTTGATTTAATCTTAGTGCCTGGGTTGGCTTTTGATGCACATGGCAATCGCTTGGGCTATGGTGGTGGATATTATGACAACTTCTTGAGTCAGCATCCTCATGCTTATAAAGTTGCATTGGCGTATCCTTTTCAAATTGTCGAAGCAGTGCCCACAGAAGCACACGATTTTAAAGTAGATACGGTTGTTTACCACGACTTATAA
- a CDS encoding CCA tRNA nucleotidyltransferase: MQIEIKEKEQEIFELLSESAKELGFPTYVIGGYVRDRLLQRPSKDMDIVCVGSGIELAKKLATKLRPKPKVIVYKRFGTAMLHFKDLELEFVGARKESYRQDSRKPIVENGTLEDDQNRRDFTINALAISLNDEDYATLVDPFGGLQDLKEKRIVTPLDPNITFSDDPLRMLRAIRFATQLNFEIDKTTLKAIADQKERIQIISQERITTELQKIMATPKPSIGYKLLFDTGLLKLIFPALHAMHGVDYKNGQGHKDNFYHTLQVLDNVAKVSDNIWLRWVAVLHDIAKPLTKRYIDGQGWTFHGHEALGARFVPKFFRRMKLPMGNEMKYVQKLVGLHQRPVVLTKEEITDSALRRLMFEAGEDIDDLLLFCGADSTSKFQWKLDKYAKNLKILTNKIAELEEKDRLRNWQPPISGEIIMETFNLKPCREVGQIKNSIREAILDGAIQNDYQEAFDFMLKKGKELGLEPSH, encoded by the coding sequence ATGCAAATCGAAATAAAGGAAAAGGAGCAAGAAATATTCGAGCTACTAAGTGAATCAGCTAAAGAACTCGGATTTCCTACCTATGTTATTGGGGGATATGTCAGAGATAGATTGCTTCAACGACCGTCTAAAGACATGGATATTGTCTGTGTGGGCAGCGGTATTGAGTTAGCTAAAAAATTAGCTACTAAATTACGCCCTAAACCTAAGGTTATAGTCTATAAACGTTTTGGAACGGCTATGTTGCATTTTAAAGACTTAGAACTGGAGTTTGTTGGAGCTAGGAAAGAATCTTATCGCCAAGATTCTCGCAAGCCTATTGTAGAAAATGGAACCTTGGAGGATGATCAAAATCGTCGGGATTTTACCATCAATGCCTTGGCTATTAGTTTGAATGATGAAGACTATGCCACATTAGTTGATCCTTTTGGAGGCCTACAAGATTTAAAAGAAAAACGCATTGTTACTCCACTAGACCCTAATATTACATTTTCAGATGACCCTTTGAGAATGTTGAGAGCCATTCGCTTTGCCACGCAGCTCAATTTCGAAATTGATAAAACGACTTTGAAGGCAATTGCCGATCAAAAAGAACGAATTCAAATTATTTCGCAAGAACGGATTACCACCGAATTGCAGAAAATAATGGCTACTCCAAAACCTTCTATTGGGTACAAACTTTTATTCGACACGGGATTGTTAAAATTAATCTTCCCTGCATTGCACGCTATGCATGGTGTTGATTATAAAAATGGACAAGGGCATAAAGATAATTTTTACCATACCTTACAGGTATTGGATAATGTGGCAAAAGTAAGTGATAATATCTGGTTGCGTTGGGTAGCTGTGTTGCATGATATCGCCAAGCCGTTGACCAAACGATACATTGATGGACAAGGATGGACATTTCATGGTCACGAAGCTTTGGGGGCTCGTTTTGTACCTAAGTTTTTTAGAAGAATGAAATTGCCAATGGGCAATGAAATGAAATATGTTCAAAAATTGGTTGGCTTGCATCAGCGCCCTGTGGTGTTGACCAAAGAAGAAATTACAGATTCCGCATTGCGTCGCTTGATGTTTGAAGCAGGAGAGGACATTGATGATTTGTTGCTGTTTTGTGGCGCTGATTCTACTTCAAAGTTTCAGTGGAAATTGGATAAGTATGCTAAGAACTTAAAAATTCTGACCAATAAGATTGCAGAGTTGGAAGAAAAAGATCGCTTGAGAAATTGGCAACCACCTATTTCAGGAGAAATTATTATGGAAACATTTAATTTAAAACCTTGTCGAGAGGTGGGACAAATTAAGAATAGTATTCGAGAAGCTATTTTAGATGGTGCAATTCAAAACGATTATCAAGAGGCTTTTGATTTTATGTTGAAAAAAGGAAAAGAACTAGGATTAGAACCTAGTCACTAG